A window of the Gemmatirosa kalamazoonensis genome harbors these coding sequences:
- a CDS encoding anhydro-N-acetylmuramic acid kinase — protein MTRRAVPDVFVGLMSGTSVDGISAAAVRFADGDAGRVAADLVAFAQRDYTPAQRDRLHAAMRGASPEEYCRLNFELGEWFADAAAALLADGGVSRHDVRAIASHGHTIWHVPGEATWQLGESAVIAERLAVDVVADFRVRDMAAGGQGAPLVSIADTLLFAGDRWRALQNLGGIGNVTVVPPVSLGGGARAFDTGPGVAVIDAVARLVRPELPYDVDGRLAAAGSPVARVVDVLLAEPYFAAPPPKSTGRELFSAAYVERLVAMCRDARADARDEDLVATAVSLTARALADAYRRFLPEPIDDVLLSGGGARNPALVAAIQAELHRDRPEVTVRAFDDLFFDGEAKEAVAFALLGWLHVHGRAGNVPTATGARGPRVLGKLTPGGPLERAS, from the coding sequence GTGACGCGCCGCGCGGTCCCCGACGTCTTCGTCGGGCTCATGTCCGGCACCTCCGTCGACGGGATCTCGGCGGCCGCGGTGCGGTTCGCGGATGGCGACGCCGGACGCGTCGCGGCCGACCTCGTGGCGTTCGCGCAGCGCGACTACACGCCGGCCCAGCGCGACCGGCTGCACGCCGCCATGCGCGGCGCGTCGCCCGAGGAGTACTGCCGGCTGAACTTCGAGCTCGGCGAGTGGTTCGCCGACGCGGCGGCCGCGCTGCTCGCCGACGGCGGCGTGTCGCGCCACGACGTGCGCGCGATCGCGTCGCACGGCCACACCATCTGGCACGTGCCGGGCGAGGCCACGTGGCAGCTCGGTGAGTCGGCCGTCATCGCCGAGCGGCTCGCGGTCGACGTCGTCGCCGACTTTCGCGTGCGCGACATGGCCGCCGGCGGGCAGGGCGCGCCGCTCGTGTCCATCGCCGACACGCTGCTGTTCGCGGGCGACCGCTGGCGCGCGCTGCAGAACCTCGGCGGCATCGGCAACGTCACGGTGGTGCCGCCGGTGTCGTTAGGCGGCGGCGCGCGCGCGTTCGACACCGGACCCGGCGTCGCGGTCATCGACGCGGTCGCGCGCCTCGTGCGCCCCGAGCTCCCCTACGACGTCGACGGACGGCTCGCCGCTGCCGGCTCGCCGGTCGCGCGCGTCGTCGACGTGCTGCTCGCCGAGCCGTACTTCGCCGCGCCGCCGCCGAAGTCGACCGGCCGCGAGCTGTTCAGCGCCGCGTACGTCGAGCGGCTCGTCGCCATGTGCCGTGACGCGCGTGCCGACGCGCGCGACGAGGATCTCGTCGCCACCGCGGTATCGCTGACGGCGCGCGCGCTCGCCGACGCGTATCGTCGCTTCCTCCCCGAGCCGATCGACGACGTGCTCCTCTCCGGCGGCGGAGCGCGCAATCCCGCGCTCGTCGCGGCCATCCAGGCGGAGCTGCACCGCGACCGGCCGGAGGTGACGGTGCGCGCGTTCGACGACCTGTTCTTCGACGGCGAGGCGAAGGAGGCCGTCGCGTTCGCGCTCCTCGGCTGGCTGCACGTGCACGGACGCGCGGGCAACGTGCCGACGGCGACCGGCGCGCGGGGCCCGCGCGTGCTCGGCAAGCTGACGCCCGGCGGGCCGCTGGAGCGCGCGTCGTGA
- a CDS encoding sensor histidine kinase, with the protein MVPTSVTVEPKRHVLSHTESLEARLAALEFQTAEAARLIAELQARDALKTQFLANISHDLRTPLSAIITHAEVLRDGMLGELNEKQVASLSGIIKGGHQLIQMVSEILTYARGAANQLALAPTDFSFGAVIDQLVMLNQPLVAKKRLQLTTDTPADLPPVRADREKISHVLGNLVGNAIHFTPEDGRVWIRARLRPSAGGRELLVEVGDTGIGIAPEHHDLVFREFAQVDSSASRQHHGTGLGLAIARKLVELHGGRIWVESALGDGSRFYFTIPQDAS; encoded by the coding sequence ATGGTCCCGACTTCCGTCACCGTGGAACCGAAGCGGCACGTGCTTTCGCACACGGAGAGCCTCGAGGCGCGCCTCGCCGCGCTCGAGTTCCAGACGGCGGAAGCCGCCCGGCTCATCGCCGAGCTGCAGGCGCGCGACGCGCTGAAGACGCAGTTCCTCGCGAACATCTCGCACGACCTGCGCACCCCGCTCTCGGCCATCATCACGCACGCCGAGGTGCTGCGCGACGGCATGCTCGGAGAGCTGAACGAGAAGCAGGTCGCCAGCCTCTCGGGCATCATCAAGGGCGGCCATCAGCTCATCCAGATGGTGAGCGAGATCCTGACGTACGCGCGCGGCGCGGCGAACCAGCTCGCGCTCGCGCCGACGGACTTCTCGTTCGGCGCCGTGATCGACCAGCTCGTGATGCTGAACCAGCCGCTGGTGGCGAAGAAGCGCCTGCAGCTCACGACCGACACGCCGGCCGATCTGCCGCCCGTGCGCGCGGACCGCGAGAAGATCAGCCACGTGCTCGGGAACCTGGTCGGCAACGCGATCCACTTCACGCCGGAGGACGGGCGGGTGTGGATCCGCGCGCGACTGCGCCCGTCGGCGGGCGGCCGCGAGCTGCTCGTCGAGGTGGGCGACACGGGGATCGGCATCGCGCCGGAGCACCACGATCTCGTGTTCCGCGAGTTCGCGCAGGTGGACTCCTCGGCGTCGCGGCAGCACCACGGCACGGGGCTCGGGCTCGCGATCGCGCGCAAGCTCGTGGAACTGCACGGCGGGCGGATCTGGGTGGAGAGCGCGCTCGGCGACGGGAGCCGCTTCTACTTCACGATCCCGCAGGACGCCTCCTGA
- a CDS encoding cytochrome c biogenesis CcdA family protein, whose translation MEAGSSLGLLAAFVAGLLSFLSPCVLPLIPSYVTFITGVSLDDAQRARRAALVHALLFVLGFSLIFVALGAGASALGRLLVAYRGVVTRLGGVLVIAFGLYLLGAFHLAAFDRERRVHLADKPAGYLGTVLVGIAFGAGWTPCIGPILGAILTYNLSAADTGRGTVLLATYSLGLAVPFVLAAVAIPQFLAAFRRLRAHLGVVSRVSGALLVAVGLLMVTNYFGVLTTMLQGLTPDAIRSRI comes from the coding sequence ATGGAAGCGGGTTCCTCCCTCGGACTGCTCGCCGCGTTCGTCGCCGGGCTGCTGTCGTTCCTGTCGCCGTGCGTACTGCCGCTCATCCCGAGCTACGTCACGTTCATCACCGGCGTCAGCCTCGACGACGCGCAGCGCGCGCGCCGCGCCGCGCTCGTGCACGCGCTGCTGTTCGTCCTCGGCTTCTCGCTCATCTTCGTCGCCCTCGGCGCGGGCGCGAGCGCGCTCGGTCGGCTGCTCGTCGCGTACCGCGGCGTGGTGACGCGGCTCGGCGGCGTGCTCGTGATCGCGTTCGGCCTCTATCTCCTCGGCGCGTTTCACCTCGCGGCGTTCGACCGCGAGCGGCGCGTGCACCTCGCCGACAAGCCGGCGGGCTACCTCGGGACGGTGCTCGTCGGCATCGCGTTCGGCGCGGGATGGACGCCGTGCATCGGGCCCATACTCGGCGCGATCCTCACGTACAACCTGAGCGCGGCCGACACCGGGCGCGGCACGGTGCTCCTCGCGACGTACTCGCTGGGGCTCGCCGTGCCGTTCGTGCTCGCGGCGGTCGCCATCCCGCAGTTCCTCGCCGCGTTCCGCCGTCTGCGCGCGCATCTCGGCGTCGTCTCGCGCGTCTCCGGCGCGCTGCTCGTCGCCGTCGGGCTGCTGATGGTGACGAACTACTTCGGCGTGCTGACGACGATGCTGCAAGGGCTCACTCCCGACGCGATCCGCTCGCGGATCTGA
- a CDS encoding ABC transporter ATP-binding protein, producing MPFLRPYAGRMALGLVLVVASASFGSVIPWLLREGVDELTAGAPTARVLRVAGLMLGASVAGGALRFFMRQVLNAVSRHVEYDIRDALFARLVTLDAPFYARWRTGEIMARATNDLSAVRMAAGPAIMYLVNTVAGGAFALAFMLRIDARLTGLAVLPMVALPFITVRLGRAIHDRFEAVQEHFGEMTTRAQENLAGVRVVRAYRQEASESARFAALGAEYLTRNMALARLNGVMNPSFSLIAGLGAVVVIGVGGGLVLRGAITVGAFVAFGIYLAMLTWPLIALGWVTNLFQRGAASMARLGELLDARPDVSSPERPIALPPAARGGRRLTFRDVGFHFPQVGTGDAGLGTREGRPSPESRVPSSEPRWVLRHVSFDLPAGATLGVVGAVGSGKTALIDLVPRLYDPQEGEVLLDGVPLRDLDLAALRREIGYVPQESLLFSETIGRNIGYGLEGGREEPTSVVRVEETTSGATEPGTGDAIRWAADVAQLGETVAELPAGYETILGERGVNLSGGQKQRAALARALARRPRVVLLDDALSAVDTHTEAAILRGLRTALEGRTTVIASHRISAIRDASWILVLDDGRVVEQGRHEELLARDGRYAALLRRQQLADAIESDEEDAEDEAAAAGA from the coding sequence GTGCCGTTCCTGCGCCCCTACGCGGGACGCATGGCGCTCGGCCTCGTGCTCGTGGTCGCCTCGGCGTCGTTCGGGAGCGTGATCCCGTGGCTCCTGCGCGAGGGCGTCGACGAGCTCACTGCGGGCGCGCCCACGGCGCGTGTGCTGCGCGTGGCGGGGCTGATGCTCGGCGCGTCGGTCGCGGGCGGCGCGCTGCGCTTCTTCATGCGGCAGGTGCTGAACGCGGTGAGCCGCCACGTGGAGTACGACATCCGCGACGCGCTGTTCGCGCGGCTCGTGACGCTCGACGCCCCGTTCTACGCCCGGTGGCGCACCGGCGAGATCATGGCGCGGGCGACGAACGACCTCTCGGCCGTGCGCATGGCTGCGGGGCCGGCGATCATGTACCTCGTGAACACGGTCGCCGGCGGCGCGTTCGCGCTGGCGTTCATGCTGCGCATCGACGCGCGGCTCACGGGGCTCGCCGTGCTGCCGATGGTCGCGCTGCCGTTCATCACGGTGCGCCTGGGCCGCGCGATCCACGACCGCTTCGAGGCCGTGCAGGAGCACTTCGGCGAGATGACGACGCGCGCGCAGGAGAACCTCGCCGGCGTACGCGTGGTGCGCGCGTACCGGCAGGAGGCGTCGGAGTCGGCGCGGTTCGCGGCGTTAGGCGCGGAGTACCTGACGCGCAATATGGCGCTGGCGCGGCTCAACGGCGTGATGAACCCGTCGTTCTCGCTGATCGCGGGGCTTGGCGCGGTGGTGGTGATCGGTGTCGGCGGAGGGCTCGTGCTGCGCGGCGCGATCACGGTCGGCGCGTTCGTCGCGTTCGGGATCTATCTCGCGATGCTCACGTGGCCGCTCATCGCGCTGGGCTGGGTGACGAACCTGTTCCAGCGCGGGGCCGCGTCGATGGCGCGGCTCGGCGAGCTGCTCGACGCGCGCCCCGACGTGTCGTCGCCGGAGCGGCCGATCGCGCTGCCGCCGGCCGCGCGTGGAGGCCGCAGACTGACGTTCCGCGACGTCGGGTTTCACTTCCCGCAGGTCGGGACTGGGGACGCGGGACTCGGGACTCGCGAGGGACGCCCGAGTCCCGAGTCCCGAGTCCCGAGTTCCGAACCGCGTTGGGTCCTTCGCCACGTGTCGTTCGACCTGCCGGCGGGCGCCACGCTCGGCGTGGTGGGCGCGGTGGGGAGCGGGAAGACGGCGCTGATCGACCTCGTGCCGCGCCTGTACGACCCGCAGGAAGGCGAGGTGCTGCTCGACGGCGTGCCGCTGCGCGACCTGGATCTCGCGGCGCTGCGGCGGGAGATCGGCTACGTGCCGCAGGAGAGCCTCCTGTTCAGCGAGACCATCGGCCGCAACATCGGCTACGGGCTGGAGGGCGGCCGCGAGGAGCCGACGTCGGTGGTGCGCGTGGAGGAGACGACGTCGGGCGCGACGGAGCCGGGGACGGGCGACGCGATCCGCTGGGCGGCCGACGTCGCGCAGCTCGGCGAGACGGTGGCGGAGCTGCCCGCCGGCTACGAGACGATACTCGGCGAGCGCGGAGTGAACCTCTCCGGTGGGCAGAAGCAGCGCGCCGCGCTCGCGCGCGCGCTCGCCCGCCGGCCGCGCGTGGTGCTGCTCGACGACGCGCTGTCGGCGGTCGACACGCACACCGAGGCGGCGATCCTGCGCGGGCTGCGCACCGCGCTCGAGGGGCGCACGACGGTCATCGCGTCGCACCGCATCAGCGCCATCCGCGACGCGTCGTGGATCCTCGTGCTCGACGACGGGCGCGTGGTGGAGCAGGGGCGGCACGAGGAGCTGCTCGCGCGCGACGGGCGGTACGCCGCCCTGCTCCGCCGCCAGCAGCTCGCGGACGCGATCGAGTCGGACGAGGAAGACGCGGAGGACGAGGCGGCAGCGGCCGGAGCGTGA
- a CDS encoding protein kinase domain-containing protein, protein MEQALRACPNCQTTLPTNAAFCYVCGVATPAGIDRRTGEFVAAGSVVVPMSELLPRLRALLGKSYDLGERIGAGGFAEVYLARDLRLKRDVAIKVTRPEFALNDQMMIRFRREAETIAALRHPHIMPIYDIGEAAGLAYLVMPFIRGESLKARLDRVKQLTPEQARGILLQAADALAAAHDAGVVHRDVKPDNIMLDRREDQVLLMDFGIAKALEASSDSAVLTSTGLVMGTPHYMSPEQAVGERDIDARADQYALGVIGYRMLTGALPFEGPTVRSILSKQLLATPKPLLALAPDTPPALAATIEQAMAKEPDDRFASMRDLIADLRADPTYADEVLSVVRAETERMERRRTPPPTADVPAVATVPAPPPPRAKRRGALAWLAVPVIAAVAAGVAWQARRQSAATPAPLPGRVAAQAPGPATASTAAPRADSAAGVTAATGDSAAAAAPLPDSVVARKRASDSVSVARAGLKYGTPAADSFVARIARGRSACERPSASARPADVLAVCGAFARIASNTWAQLALGQLHERAGRYDSAAAWYTRLATKDPEAMVRLARLHDEGRGVPLDSAGATRLLVDAAGLGHVVGQRMLAQRLAVGYTGMPRDEPKAVSYFVSAAHAGDVPSMLALAEHYRSGRGVKKSDDSSAAWWQRAADRDDSTGEYWLGRAYLSGKGVRKSDSVAFIWLRRAAAKGHEGARFELEKRGQHP, encoded by the coding sequence ATGGAGCAGGCCCTGCGCGCCTGTCCGAACTGCCAGACCACCCTGCCGACGAACGCGGCGTTCTGCTACGTCTGCGGCGTGGCCACACCCGCGGGCATCGATCGTCGGACGGGGGAGTTCGTGGCGGCCGGCTCGGTCGTCGTGCCGATGTCGGAGCTGCTGCCGCGGCTCCGCGCGCTGCTCGGCAAGAGCTACGACCTCGGCGAGCGGATCGGCGCCGGCGGCTTCGCCGAGGTCTATCTCGCGCGCGACCTGCGGCTCAAGCGCGACGTGGCGATCAAGGTCACGCGCCCCGAGTTCGCGCTGAACGATCAGATGATGATCCGCTTCCGGCGCGAGGCGGAGACGATCGCGGCGCTCCGGCACCCGCACATCATGCCGATCTACGACATCGGCGAGGCGGCGGGGCTCGCGTACCTCGTCATGCCGTTCATCCGCGGCGAGTCGCTGAAGGCGCGCCTCGATCGCGTGAAGCAGCTCACCCCGGAGCAGGCGCGCGGCATCCTGCTGCAGGCGGCGGACGCGCTCGCGGCGGCGCACGACGCGGGCGTGGTGCACCGCGACGTGAAGCCCGACAACATCATGCTCGACCGTCGCGAGGATCAGGTCCTGCTCATGGACTTCGGCATCGCGAAGGCGCTCGAGGCCAGCTCCGACAGCGCCGTGCTCACGAGCACGGGGCTCGTCATGGGCACGCCGCACTACATGAGCCCCGAGCAGGCCGTCGGCGAGCGCGACATCGACGCGCGCGCCGACCAGTACGCGCTCGGCGTCATCGGCTACCGTATGCTCACGGGCGCGCTGCCGTTCGAGGGGCCCACGGTGCGCTCCATCCTCTCGAAGCAGCTCCTCGCCACGCCGAAGCCGCTGCTCGCGCTCGCCCCGGACACGCCGCCCGCGCTCGCCGCGACCATCGAGCAGGCGATGGCGAAGGAGCCGGACGACCGCTTCGCGTCGATGCGCGACCTCATCGCCGATCTGCGCGCAGACCCGACCTACGCCGACGAGGTGCTGAGCGTCGTGCGCGCGGAGACCGAGCGCATGGAGCGCCGCCGCACGCCGCCGCCCACCGCCGACGTGCCCGCGGTTGCGACCGTGCCGGCGCCGCCGCCGCCACGGGCGAAGCGCCGCGGCGCGCTGGCCTGGCTCGCCGTCCCCGTGATCGCGGCGGTCGCCGCCGGCGTGGCGTGGCAGGCGCGCCGTCAGTCTGCCGCCACGCCGGCGCCGCTGCCGGGCCGCGTCGCGGCGCAGGCACCCGGGCCGGCCACCGCGTCGACCGCGGCGCCGCGCGCGGACAGCGCGGCGGGCGTCACGGCCGCGACGGGCGACAGCGCGGCGGCGGCCGCGCCGCTCCCCGATTCCGTCGTCGCGCGCAAGCGCGCGAGCGACAGCGTGAGCGTGGCGCGCGCGGGCCTCAAGTACGGCACGCCGGCGGCGGACAGCTTCGTCGCGCGCATCGCGCGCGGCCGCTCCGCGTGCGAGCGCCCGTCCGCGAGCGCGCGTCCGGCCGACGTGCTGGCGGTGTGCGGCGCGTTCGCGCGCATCGCGAGCAACACTTGGGCGCAGCTCGCGCTCGGCCAGCTTCACGAGCGCGCCGGTCGCTACGACTCCGCCGCCGCGTGGTACACGCGACTCGCGACGAAGGACCCCGAGGCGATGGTGCGGCTCGCTCGCCTGCACGACGAGGGGCGCGGCGTGCCGCTCGACTCCGCCGGCGCGACGCGGCTCCTCGTCGATGCCGCGGGGCTCGGGCACGTCGTCGGCCAGCGGATGCTCGCCCAGCGTCTCGCCGTCGGCTACACCGGGATGCCGCGCGACGAGCCGAAGGCCGTGAGCTACTTCGTCAGCGCCGCGCACGCCGGCGACGTGCCGTCGATGCTCGCGCTGGCCGAGCACTATCGCAGCGGGCGCGGCGTGAAGAAGAGCGACGACAGCTCCGCCGCGTGGTGGCAGCGCGCCGCCGACCGCGACGACAGTACCGGCGAGTACTGGCTCGGCCGCGCCTATCTCAGCGGCAAGGGCGTGCGGAAGTCGGACAGCGTCGCGTTCATCTGGCTCCGCCGCGCCGCCGCGAAGGGGCACGAGGGCGCGCGCTTCGAGCTCGAGAAGCGCGGCCAGCACCCCTGA
- the ggt gene encoding gamma-glutamyltransferase encodes MSSRIRLPRTTRPLLLAGLSVLASCRVSHVTPAASNDAAPTLAARQAATFPTGWRFQPGARAAFAEHAMIASNSQLASDAGREILQRGGNAVDAAVAVGFALAVAYPTAGNIGGGGFMLIRLADGRTAAMDYREMAPAAATHDMYLDAAGNPQRTSTEGPLASGVPGAVAGMAEALAKYGSMSLAQVMAPAIRLASEGYVLDSAGWRSLRGDSAKLARYASASPFFANGRLLSPGTRVVQPDLARTLRRIAERGATEFYTGETADSLVAEMQRGGGIITKQDLAGYKAIWREPLRTTYRGFTVLGMPPVSSGGTTSFEILNQLETFPTLPAFGSAAYAHLIAETERRAFIDRNAKLCDPAFCTVPVAELTSKDYARRLVATIDPARASRTPAGPDMPSSLHTTHYSVVDAHGNAVSTTTTLNLGFGSGVWVRGAGFFMNDEMDDLAAAPGKPNAFGLVQGEQNAVQPGKRPLSSMTPTIVLDSAQRVLLVVGAAGGPTIISGTTEVLLNVIDHRMTLGDAMRAPRLHHQALPDSLAYERGGLTTAAMDSLRAMGHGLQQRGSLVNVNAILRVKGGWEGQHEPRGSGGEAGY; translated from the coding sequence ATGTCGTCACGCATTCGCCTTCCTCGGACGACGCGCCCGCTGCTCCTGGCCGGCCTGTCGGTGCTCGCCAGCTGTCGTGTGTCGCACGTCACACCCGCCGCGTCGAACGACGCCGCGCCGACGCTCGCCGCGCGGCAGGCCGCCACGTTCCCCACGGGGTGGCGCTTCCAGCCCGGCGCGCGCGCCGCGTTCGCGGAGCACGCGATGATCGCGAGCAACAGCCAGCTCGCGAGCGACGCCGGACGCGAGATCCTGCAGCGCGGCGGCAACGCGGTGGACGCGGCGGTCGCGGTGGGGTTCGCGCTCGCCGTGGCGTACCCGACCGCGGGCAACATCGGCGGCGGCGGCTTCATGCTGATCCGCCTCGCCGACGGCCGCACGGCGGCGATGGACTACCGCGAGATGGCCCCCGCCGCGGCGACCCACGACATGTACCTCGACGCCGCGGGGAACCCGCAGCGGACGAGCACGGAGGGACCGCTCGCCTCGGGCGTCCCCGGCGCGGTGGCGGGGATGGCGGAGGCGCTCGCGAAGTACGGCTCGATGTCGCTCGCGCAGGTCATGGCGCCGGCCATCCGGCTCGCGTCCGAGGGGTACGTCCTCGACAGCGCGGGGTGGCGCTCGCTGCGCGGCGACAGCGCGAAGCTCGCGCGCTACGCCTCGGCGTCGCCGTTCTTCGCGAACGGACGGCTCCTGTCGCCGGGGACGCGCGTGGTGCAGCCCGACCTCGCGCGCACGCTGCGGCGCATCGCCGAGCGCGGGGCGACGGAGTTCTACACCGGCGAGACGGCCGACTCGCTCGTCGCCGAGATGCAGCGCGGCGGCGGCATCATCACGAAGCAGGACCTCGCGGGCTACAAGGCGATCTGGCGCGAGCCGCTGCGCACGACGTACCGCGGCTTCACGGTGTTAGGCATGCCGCCGGTGTCGTCGGGCGGCACGACGTCGTTCGAGATCCTGAACCAGCTCGAGACGTTCCCGACGCTGCCCGCGTTCGGCAGCGCGGCGTACGCCCACCTGATCGCGGAGACCGAGCGCCGCGCGTTCATCGACCGCAACGCGAAGCTGTGCGACCCCGCGTTCTGCACGGTGCCGGTGGCGGAGCTCACGAGCAAGGACTACGCGCGGCGCCTCGTGGCGACGATCGATCCCGCGCGCGCGTCGCGCACGCCGGCGGGCCCGGACATGCCGAGCTCCCTGCACACGACGCACTACTCGGTGGTGGACGCGCACGGCAACGCGGTGTCGACGACGACGACGCTGAACCTCGGCTTCGGCTCCGGCGTGTGGGTGCGCGGCGCGGGGTTCTTCATGAACGACGAGATGGACGATCTCGCGGCCGCGCCGGGGAAGCCGAACGCGTTCGGACTCGTGCAGGGCGAGCAGAACGCGGTGCAGCCGGGCAAGCGGCCGCTCAGCTCCATGACGCCGACGATCGTGCTCGACTCCGCGCAGCGCGTGCTGCTCGTGGTGGGCGCGGCGGGCGGGCCGACGATCATCTCGGGAACGACCGAGGTGCTGCTGAACGTGATCGACCACCGCATGACGCTCGGGGACGCGATGCGCGCGCCGCGGCTGCACCACCAGGCGCTGCCCGACAGCCTCGCCTACGAGCGCGGCGGCCTAACGACGGCCGCGATGGACTCGCTGCGCGCGATGGGGCACGGGCTGCAGCAGCGCGGGTCGCTCGTGAACGTGAACGCGATCCTGCGCGTGAAGGGCGGCTGGGAGGGACAGCACGAGCCGCGCGGCTCCGGCGGCGAGGCGGGCTACTGA
- the murQ gene encoding N-acetylmuramic acid 6-phosphate etherase: MVLDSRVTEQRNPRTADIDLASPEEIVDLMNAEDRGVPLAVASQRDRIAEMIAIVERAFRAGGRLFYAGAGTSGRLGVLDASECPPTFGVDFDMVQGMIAGGEQAMFRAQEGAEDSPERGARDVDARDVGPRDVLVGIAASGTTPYVRGALARARELGATTGIVACSPPPESTLAVADVAIVTITGPEVVTGSTRLKAGTATKMVLNMITTGAMIRIGKTYGNLMVDLKATNAKLVDRSQRIVMEVTGASRDDARAIIDAAGGSVKTAIVMYSLGVDREQAERAISEAGGVVRRVLPGAPPPVTPPPVA; encoded by the coding sequence TTGGTTCTCGACTCCCGCGTCACCGAGCAACGGAACCCTCGCACGGCCGACATCGACCTCGCGTCGCCCGAGGAGATCGTCGACCTGATGAACGCCGAGGATCGCGGGGTGCCGCTCGCCGTCGCGTCGCAGCGCGACCGCATCGCCGAGATGATCGCGATCGTGGAGCGCGCGTTCCGCGCCGGCGGGCGCCTGTTCTACGCGGGCGCGGGCACGTCGGGTCGACTCGGTGTGCTCGATGCCTCCGAGTGCCCGCCCACGTTCGGCGTCGACTTCGACATGGTGCAGGGAATGATCGCCGGCGGCGAGCAGGCCATGTTCCGCGCGCAGGAGGGCGCGGAGGACAGCCCCGAGCGGGGCGCGCGCGACGTCGACGCGCGGGACGTCGGCCCGCGCGACGTCCTCGTCGGCATCGCCGCCTCGGGCACCACGCCGTACGTGCGCGGTGCGCTCGCCCGCGCGCGCGAGCTCGGCGCGACCACCGGCATCGTCGCCTGCTCGCCGCCGCCCGAGAGCACGCTCGCCGTCGCCGACGTCGCGATCGTCACGATCACCGGGCCGGAGGTCGTCACCGGCAGCACGCGACTGAAGGCCGGCACCGCGACGAAGATGGTGCTCAACATGATCACCACCGGCGCGATGATCCGCATCGGCAAGACGTACGGCAACCTGATGGTGGATCTGAAGGCGACCAACGCGAAGCTCGTCGACCGCAGTCAGCGCATCGTGATGGAGGTCACCGGTGCGAGCCGCGACGACGCGCGCGCGATCATCGACGCCGCCGGTGGCAGCGTGAAGACGGCGATCGTCATGTACTCGCTCGGCGTCGACCGCGAGCAGGCGGAGCGCGCGATCTCCGAGGCGGGCGGCGTCGTGCGGCGCGTGCTGCCGGGTGCGCCGCCGCCCGTCACGCCGCCGCCCGTCGCGTGA
- a CDS encoding response regulator → MGGERARRREPLLLHDPAGRLLTPLVLVVDDSELVTDALAVLLDAVGYRSRAAGSVAEALRATREEPPDAALVDLTLPDGDGLDVVRTLAAEGRMPRAVVALTGRDDPETEARCLAAGCRAVLVKPVRPAVLVAGLREWLGA, encoded by the coding sequence CTGGGTGGAGAGCGCGCTCGGCGACGGGAGCCGCTTCTACTTCACGATCCCGCAGGACGCCTCCTGACGCCGCTCGTCCTCGTCGTCGACGACAGCGAGCTGGTGACCGACGCCCTCGCCGTCCTGCTCGACGCGGTGGGCTACCGCAGCCGCGCCGCCGGATCGGTGGCCGAGGCGCTGCGCGCGACGCGCGAGGAGCCGCCGGACGCCGCGCTCGTCGACCTCACGCTCCCCGACGGCGACGGTCTCGACGTCGTGCGCACGCTTGCCGCCGAGGGACGGATGCCGCGCGCCGTCGTGGCGCTCACGGGGCGCGACGATCCCGAGACGGAGGCGCGCTGCCTGGCCGCGGGATGCCGCGCGGTGCTCGTGAAGCCCGTGAGACCCGCAGTGCTCGTCGCGGGGCTGCGCGAGTGGCTGGGGGCCTGA